The Toxorhynchites rutilus septentrionalis strain SRP chromosome 3, ASM2978413v1, whole genome shotgun sequence genome includes a region encoding these proteins:
- the LOC129774324 gene encoding uncharacterized protein LOC129774324 — MIRFVENQNGNCRLCSEPDHKQDMVECDDCDRWFHIGCVNLTVAPTAEEKWICPKCVQIQQRLASLEISARKKDEQIKQQLDAMDKLMATMKGQCSTSSSGQVTNQPTDRSFTQTVSMSSDWTIYLKRQSLTTLPRFSGASKDWPKFKKTFHDTTAEGGFSNLENLNRLEQVLKGDAYKTVQQLMINSENVPKIIEKLEECFGRKDLVYKELLNDLRRIKKDSRTVVPDISDALDNMVVNMEALGQKEYLRDHRLIEEIIEKLPYTIQVKWVEVIQSNTSIPTLNDLNKWLLPHSRIARMMQKSNNSVSTTERKPRVNVHQTMKCALCSASHRLFQCKNFKQMKTLERREFLAKKGICFKCLNSNDHIMRNCSMKGICGIDGCNKEHNRLLHQRSEYKRNQDTAADVRRGPEETTNIHRQRKEHLYYQIVPITVQNGERMIDTYAFLDTGSSVTLLDERMANMLELEGKVDPLTLKWTQDCLKSCSSKRVKFWIKGIGKPVMARTMHDLNLPIQTVDMEQIAKNYPYLKDIPLQDYKEAQPTLLIGLDNSELLSAIKTVKGNGPMAVKTRLGWVIYGKEYNINRQDYTMVIQEEQEMSKMMQRYFSIDDFGVKLVEKLPRSPEEERAQQILDNTIKLKDNRYEVGLLWKTKDVQFPDSYHTALRRLVIMENKLKQDEKLKDWAINTFADYVKKGYARKLAHSELINAVPRTYYLPHFIVHNQNKIPPKPRLVFDAASKINGVSFNSNLLSGPDATTSLVGVLLRFREGRIAVCGDIQEMFHQVKIKPEDQHAQRFLWRDCENNREPDVYIMEVMIFGSTCSPSCAQAVKNKNAAAFMESKPKAALAIEKQHYVDDYLDSFTNIREATAITKDVIDIHQHGGFFIRNFISNSKELLSNLSSDRIQSTDIKVIEDKDSCAEKVLGVYWNTKLDLIGYRLSLKKLSNEVRQTLRLPTKREVLAFVMSLYDPLGLISNYTIMGKILLQELHKDELDWDDEVPKHLSKQWQNWLAKIQQASNTGTTEMDKVRDVARQGKRNDSASQLDWSGWMDDESCGRSMVNGVGCGETTEQKQQ; from the exons ATGATACGTTTCGTGGAAAATCAAAACGGAAATTGCCGTTTGTGCTCGGAACCAGACCATAAACAGGATATGGTTGAATGCGACGATTGTGACCGATGGTTCCACATCGGTTGTGTTAACTTAACGGTCGCGCCGACAGCGGAAGAAAAATGGATCTGCCCGAAATGCGTGCAGATCCAACAAAGATTAGCATCATTGGAAATATCTGCTCGGAAGAAAGATGAGCAGATAAAACAACAACTGGATGCAATGGACAAATTAATGGCGACTATGAAAGGCCAATGCTCAACGTCATCCTCGGGCCAAGTAACAAATCAGCCCACGGATCGATCATTTACCCAAACAGTGAGTATGTCTAGTGACTGGACTATATATTTAAAGAGGCAATCATTGACGACCCTACCCAGATTTTCTGGCGCATCAAAGGATTGGccaaaatttaagaaaacattCCATGATACAACGGCAGAGGGAGGTTTCTCAAATTTAGAGAACCTCAACCGCCTGGAACAAGTTCTGAAAGGGGACGCGTATAAAACCGTCCAACAATTGATGATTAACTCAGAGAATGTTCCGAAAATAATCGAAAAGCTGGAAGAATGCTTTGGAAGGAAGGATCTTGTATATAAAGAACTTCTGAACGACCTGAGACGTATCAAAAAGGACAGCCGAACCGTAGTTCCGGATATATCAGACGCACTAGATAACATGGTGGTGAATATGGAGGCGCTGGGCCAAAAGGAATATCTACGTGATCATCGTTTAATAGAGGAAATCATAGAGAAGCTGCCATACACGATACAAGTGAAATGGGTTGAAGTGATCCAAAGCAACACTTCGATCCCAACACTCAACGATTTGAATAAGTGGTTATTGCCACATTCAAGAATAGCCCGTATGATGCAAAAGTCTAATAACAGTGTGTCGACTACGGAAAGGAAACCTCGAGTTAATGTTCATCAAACTATGAAATGTGCACTTTGTTCAGCCAGTCATAGGCTATTCCAATGTaagaatttcaaacaaatgaaaacattgGAACGTAGAGAGTTTTTGGCTAAAAAAGGAATTTGTTTCAAGTGCCTAAACTCCAATGACCACATTATGAGAAATTGTAGCATGAAAGGAATATGTGGAATCGATGGGTGCAACAAGGAGCACAATCGCTTACTTCATCAAAGATCGGAGTATAAAAGAAATCAGGATACGGCTGCTGACGTACGACGAGGTCCCGAAGAAACCACGAATATTCATCGACAACGCAAGGAACACCTTTACTATCAAATAGTTCCTATAACAGTCCAAAACGGCGAAAGAATGATAGACACCTACGCCTTCCTGGACACAGGATCATCAGTAACACTATTGGACGAGAGAATGGCTAACATGTTAGAGTTGGAAGGAAAAGTTGACCCGCTTACATTAAAATGGACACAGGATTGTTTAAAATCCTGCTCAAGCAAGAGGGTAAAATTCTGGATAAAGGGCATAGGAAAACCAGTGATGGCCCGGACTATGCATGATCTAAATCTTCCTATCCAAACAGTTGACATGGAACAAATTGCCAAGAATTATCCCTActtgaaggacattccgcttcaagATTATAAGGAAGCTCAGCCTACATTGTTAATTGGATTGGACAACAGCGAATTACTGAGTGCCATCAAAACGGTAAAAGGAAATGGTCCTATGGCAGTAAAAACGCGACTCGGATGGGTGATATACGGAAAGGAGTATAACATAAACCGTCAAGATTATACAATGGTCATCCAGGAAGAACAGGAGATGAGCAAAATGATGCAGCGATACTTCTCAATCGACGATTTTGGAGTGAAATTAGTGGAAAAACTGCCAAGATCACCAGAGGAAGAAAGAGCACAACAGATTCTCGACAACACCATCAAGCTAAAAGACAACCGTTACGAGGTCGGTCTGCTATGGAAAACCAAAGATGTACAATTTCCGGACAGCTATCATACAGCCTTACGGAGATTGGTGATTATGGAGAATAAATTGaaacaagatgaaaaattgaaggATTGGGCTATCAATACCTTCGCTGATTATGTGAAAAAgggatatgctagaaaactagcACATTCAGAGCTAATTAACGCGGTTCCGAGAACATACTATCTCCCGCATTTTATAGTTCACAACCAGAATAAAATACCTCCAAAACCAAGATTGGTATTTGATGCAGCTTCAAAAATAAATGGCGTATCGTTTAACTCTAATCTTTTGTCTGGACCTGATGCTACTACATCACTCGTTGGAGTATTGCTGCGATTCAGAGAGGGACGTATTGCAGTTTGTGGAGATATTCAAGAGATGTTCCACCAAGTCAAAATAAAACCGGAGGATCAGCATGCTCAACGATTTTTATGGCGAGATTGTGAAAACAATCGAGAACCTGATGTATACATTATGGAGGTAATGATTTTtggatcgacatgttcaccaTCATGCGCGCAagcagtgaaaaataaaaacgctgcAGCATTTATggaatcgaaaccgaaagcAGCCCTGGCAATTGAAAAACAACACTATGTGGATGACTATCTGGATAGTTTTACAAACATTCGAGAGGCAACCGCTATTACCAAAGACGTCATCGATATACACCAACATGGCGGATTCTTCATTCGAAACTTTATATCGAACAGTAAGGAATTACTGAGCAATTTATCCAGCGATCGGATCCAATCTACCGACATTAAGGTAATAGAGGATAAGGATTCATGTGCTGAAAAAGTTCTTGGTGTCTATTGGAACACGAAACTGGATTTGATCGGGTATCGATTATCGTTGAAGAAGCTGAGCAATGAAGTAAGACAAACGCTACGATTACCCACGAAAAGAGAGGTGTTAGCATTTGTTATGAGTTTGTATGATCCATTAGGATTGATATCAAATTATACGATAATGGGAAAGATTTTGCTTCAAGAGCTGCACAAAGACGAGTTAGACTGGGATGATGAAGTACCCAAACATTTGAGCAAACAGTGGCAAAATTGGCTTGCGAAAATTCAACAAGCCTCTAAC ACTGGAACGACGGAAATGGACAAGGTGCGAGACGTGGCCAGGCAAGGCAAGAGGAATGATTCGGCATCCCAGCTGGATTGGTCAGGATGGATGGACGACGAGTCATGCGGAAGGTCGATGGTCAATGGTGTTGGGTGCGGTGAGACGACGGAGCAAAAACAACAATAA